Proteins co-encoded in one Nonlabens agnitus genomic window:
- a CDS encoding PDDEXK-like family protein, whose product MIDINEANDLLKSTREIVQEHQIETRERGEDFNLFSVLSMEFNETKTHSSMIRALLDPKENHYQGDAFLKLFLKEIGYDHKLQNLNVARVQTEFHLGKISEDYLRGGFIDILISLSDGQSIAIENKIYAGDQPSQMYRYSQYNQGSCRLYYLTLFGNQPSKDSLHSLTNDEYSVMSYRNHIISWLERCLQVVPSGSIIETSIRQYYILIKRLTNTMEDTLEIQLKNIIGNHLEEAKFIHSHYEKTVESIRKEFKEAIHKRLKSILDSRFNIREGNDITATHSQLWIDGQYAGRNIIFGIESFSGLGHNHGRLFVGVIDKAAQIDLLQDGDVRFNYGWQAARTIVTSKGNPLNLSSINILQDLISDKKYFSSLVESVAQQAKDFVDIYQEDFDRKVI is encoded by the coding sequence ATGATAGATATAAATGAAGCCAATGATCTCTTGAAGTCAACACGAGAGATAGTACAGGAGCATCAGATTGAAACTAGAGAAAGAGGTGAGGATTTTAATTTATTTTCAGTTCTCTCGATGGAATTTAATGAAACTAAAACGCACTCTAGCATGATTAGGGCTTTGCTAGATCCTAAAGAAAATCACTATCAAGGTGACGCTTTTTTAAAATTGTTCTTAAAGGAAATAGGGTATGATCATAAACTGCAGAATTTAAATGTTGCTAGGGTTCAAACAGAATTTCATCTAGGTAAAATCTCAGAAGATTATCTGAGAGGTGGCTTTATTGATATTTTGATTTCACTAAGTGATGGACAAAGCATTGCAATAGAGAATAAAATATATGCGGGTGATCAACCTAGTCAAATGTATAGGTATAGTCAATATAACCAGGGATCATGTAGGCTTTATTATTTGACCTTATTTGGCAATCAACCATCAAAGGATAGTTTACATAGCCTGACTAATGATGAATATTCCGTTATGTCATACAGAAACCATATCATTAGCTGGTTAGAAAGATGCTTACAAGTGGTGCCATCTGGTTCTATAATTGAAACCTCAATACGACAATATTATATTCTGATTAAAAGGCTTACTAATACAATGGAAGACACGCTAGAAATTCAACTTAAGAATATCATTGGCAATCATCTTGAGGAGGCAAAATTTATTCATTCTCACTATGAGAAAACAGTTGAATCCATTCGCAAAGAATTCAAAGAAGCAATTCATAAGAGGTTGAAATCTATACTGGATTCGCGTTTCAATATTCGTGAAGGTAATGACATAACCGCTACCCATTCACAATTATGGATTGATGGGCAATACGCTGGTCGAAATATTATATTCGGTATTGAATCGTTTTCAGGTTTGGGACACAATCACGGTCGTTTATTTGTGGGTGTTATCGATAAAGCAGCTCAGATAGATTTACTGCAAGATGGAGATGTCAGATTCAATTATGGCTGGCAGGCGGCAAGAACAATTGTTACATCTAAAGGAAATCCCCTTAACTTATCAAGCATTAATATACTTCAGGACTTAATTAGCGATAAGAAATATTTTTCTAGTCTAGTTGAATCTGTTGCGCAACAAGCCAAAGATTTTGTAGATATCTATCAAGAAGATTTTGATAGGAAAGTAATTTGA
- a CDS encoding phospholipase D family protein: MSTFLTGDALNDAIDNIITDAKKFIYITSPYIKLDDHYKERFDLVKNDPSIYLQVMFGKNENDFYRSVRSEDLEYFKTFPNVSIIYEPRLHAKSYSNESNGIVTSMNLYDYSAENNVEYGVGFSRTKLAEKVYEVHLDNHYKILEESAHCIFIKRPVFKTALFGLSRNYTKSEVLLDLFDSFNHNSPNYERIVYQDIDIISLDEKDLVPVLKSRSEKRAEIEFEKQKESIYENPSQGYCIRTGEQIAFNPSQPLSKNAYYEWLEWKNMDYGEGFCHQTGNRSYKKTSMRFPILNSCFQNEDTWN; this comes from the coding sequence ATGAGTACATTTTTAACTGGTGACGCACTTAACGACGCCATAGACAACATTATTACCGACGCAAAGAAGTTTATTTACATCACTTCTCCTTATATAAAGCTTGATGATCATTATAAGGAGCGGTTTGATTTAGTGAAGAATGACCCATCTATTTACCTTCAGGTCATGTTTGGTAAAAATGAAAATGATTTTTATCGAAGCGTTAGAAGTGAGGACTTAGAATATTTCAAAACGTTTCCTAACGTTTCAATCATATATGAGCCTAGACTGCACGCAAAAAGTTATTCAAACGAGAGCAATGGCATAGTGACCTCTATGAATCTTTATGATTATTCTGCGGAGAATAATGTTGAATATGGTGTGGGATTCAGTAGAACTAAATTAGCCGAAAAAGTGTATGAGGTACACCTAGATAATCATTACAAAATTCTTGAAGAATCTGCACATTGCATATTTATTAAACGACCAGTTTTTAAAACAGCTCTTTTCGGGTTGAGTAGAAACTACACTAAATCAGAGGTTTTACTGGATCTGTTTGATTCTTTCAACCATAACAGTCCTAATTATGAAAGAATAGTTTATCAGGACATTGATATTATCAGTCTCGATGAAAAAGACCTGGTTCCAGTACTTAAATCTCGATCTGAAAAGCGAGCAGAGATTGAGTTTGAAAAACAAAAAGAGTCTATCTATGAAAATCCTTCTCAGGGTTACTGTATAAGGACCGGAGAACAGATTGCGTTTAATCCATCGCAGCCGCTATCAAAAAATGCATACTATGAATGGCTAGAATGGAAAAATATGGACTATGGTGAAGGGTTTTGTCATCAAACAGGTAATAGATCTTATAAGAAAACATCAATGCGCTTCCCAATACTAAATTCTTGCTTTCAGAATGAAGATACATGGAATTGA